A window of the Burkholderia sp. 9120 genome harbors these coding sequences:
- a CDS encoding cyclic peptide export ABC transporter, producing the protein MNQAKQKDKAKAASTLPASHAMREALRLIGGFWPLTLFATVMGCIGGFSTAWLLAAVNDGLHEPGGVSERTAWAFAGLCALTVGGNLIAGLANSVVGQKVIAALRKDISSRIVCAPLAAIEQHRVHRLLATLNGDIDTISVFTFSFSSYAIAFALTLGCIVYLLLLSPVLFGLAAFAIVAGLLMARWARSRWNTYYDQVRDAQDDLQKQYRSITEGAKELRMNRGRRRRVYDAQLGGAIDMISQLKTKAMSLYWLHESTSSVLFFVVIGLMVALQHRLGVASSVVSGFVIVLLYVKGPVQQLSSALPALGQAQVSFRRIAELSAEFANREPDLLIDAPAAALPEFERIELRGASYAFPAPTGAPGFALGPVDLDVRRGEIIFIVGENGCGKTTLIKLLLGLYAPQEGELLLNGEPVRHDRVDSYRQLFSAVFADYYLFDDFVTNDPGDVQRAREALERLEIAHKVRVEDGAFSTTDLSTGQRKRLVLVQAMLEARPIIMLDEWAADQDPTFRRVFYREFLPELKQMGKTIIAISHDDRFFDAADRIVRVRDGKIVDVSDERSGRPVQVA; encoded by the coding sequence ATGAATCAGGCGAAACAGAAGGACAAAGCAAAGGCGGCGTCGACGCTGCCCGCGAGCCACGCCATGCGCGAGGCGCTGCGGCTGATCGGCGGCTTCTGGCCGCTCACCCTGTTCGCTACGGTAATGGGTTGTATCGGCGGTTTTTCGACGGCCTGGCTGCTGGCCGCCGTCAACGATGGACTCCATGAGCCTGGCGGCGTGAGCGAGCGCACCGCGTGGGCCTTCGCGGGACTCTGCGCGCTGACCGTGGGCGGCAACCTGATCGCGGGTCTCGCGAACAGCGTGGTCGGACAGAAGGTCATCGCGGCGTTGCGCAAAGACATCTCGTCGCGCATCGTCTGCGCGCCGCTGGCCGCGATCGAACAGCATCGCGTGCACCGGCTGCTCGCGACGCTGAATGGCGACATCGATACGATCAGCGTGTTCACGTTCAGCTTTTCGAGCTATGCGATCGCGTTTGCGCTGACGCTGGGCTGCATCGTGTATCTGCTGTTGTTGTCGCCGGTGCTGTTCGGACTCGCGGCGTTCGCGATCGTTGCGGGTCTGTTGATGGCGCGTTGGGCGCGGAGCCGCTGGAACACCTATTACGATCAGGTGCGTGACGCGCAGGACGATCTGCAGAAGCAATATCGCTCGATCACCGAGGGCGCGAAAGAACTGCGCATGAATCGCGGCCGCCGTCGGCGTGTCTATGACGCGCAGCTCGGCGGCGCGATCGACATGATCTCGCAACTCAAGACGAAGGCGATGAGCCTCTACTGGCTGCACGAGAGCACGTCGTCGGTGCTGTTCTTCGTCGTGATCGGCTTGATGGTGGCGCTGCAGCATCGGCTTGGCGTGGCGTCGTCGGTGGTGAGCGGCTTCGTGATCGTGCTGCTGTATGTGAAGGGACCGGTGCAGCAGTTGTCGAGCGCGTTGCCCGCGCTGGGCCAGGCGCAGGTGTCGTTCCGGCGCATTGCCGAGCTGTCCGCCGAGTTCGCCAATCGCGAGCCGGATCTGCTGATCGACGCGCCGGCTGCGGCCTTGCCGGAATTCGAGCGGATCGAGCTGCGGGGAGCGTCGTATGCGTTTCCGGCGCCGACAGGCGCGCCGGGTTTTGCGCTGGGGCCGGTCGATCTCGACGTGCGGCGCGGCGAGATCATTTTTATCGTCGGCGAGAACGGCTGTGGCAAGACCACGCTCATCAAGCTGTTGCTCGGGCTGTACGCGCCGCAGGAAGGCGAACTGCTGCTGAACGGCGAGCCGGTGCGGCATGACAGGGTGGACAGCTACCGGCAGTTGTTTTCAGCGGTGTTCGCCGATTACTACCTGTTCGACGACTTCGTGACCAATGATCCGGGCGATGTGCAGCGCGCGCGTGAAGCGCTCGAGCGGCTCGAGATCGCGCATAAGGTTCGTGTCGAAGATGGCGCTTTCAGTACGACCGATCTGTCGACCGGGCAGCGCAAACGCCTCGTGCTGGTGCAGGCCATGCTCGAAGCGCGGCCGATCATCATGCTCGACGAGTGGGCCGCGGATCAGGACCCGACGTTCCGCCGGGTGTTTTACCGGGAGTTCCTGCCCGAACTCAAGCAGATGGGTAAGACGATTATTGCCATCTCGCACGACGACCGGTTCTTCGACGCGGCCGACAGAATCGTTCGCGTGCGGGACGGGAAAATCGTCGACGTGTCCGATGAGCGCAGCGGTCGGCCGGTGCAGGTGGCGTGA
- the fhuB gene encoding Fe(3+)-hydroxamate ABC transporter permease FhuB, whose translation MHDLSLGRTPGVWHARRPLLAMLGLLVFAAALTLRGLASHLPPSDWLRAIFAPDVDNIRAMVVHYSWLPRLALSLLCGAALALAGVVLQQVLRNPLAEPMTVGVSAGSYLALLLATLWAPAWLLAWREGVALAGGSLAMLFVFALASRRAFAPTTLVLGGMIVNLYCGAISLALSIIYERSLTAMFIWGGGALAQQDWHTTLWLLPRVVVCAALCAALVRPLTLAGLDDAGARSLGLSLTRTRFLALAAAVALTAFVVAAVGVIGFIGLAAPAIARACGARRLRDQLTWAPVIGALLLWATDQAIQQVGGLAGELLPTGAATALFGGPLLLWLVPRLKARAAPPHAERMHHFATPQAPRTTRRLLIGAALALVVAVVIAAGFGRGVSGWHWATSTEWAGLWHWRAPRIESALAVGALLALAGTLLQRLSGNPMASPEVLGISGGSLLGMIALVLLVRAPGAPLMFVACGIGALATLLAMLALAKRSGFATEQLLLAGIAVGSLSQAVFGLVIAGSGPYAPMLRNLLMGSTYLIDANMASAAVALAVVLFALALLCTRWLDIFPLGASVSASLGVAVRRARFLILLLAALLSAAAAMIVGPLSFIGLMAPHMARRMGFRRAATELVASTLLGALLMVVSDWLSRNVLFPQQMPAGLLAMIAGGLYLMWSLGR comes from the coding sequence ATGCATGATCTTTCCCTCGGCCGCACGCCGGGCGTGTGGCATGCGCGCCGTCCGTTGCTGGCCATGCTCGGCCTGTTGGTCTTCGCGGCGGCCTTGACGTTGCGCGGCCTTGCGTCCCACTTGCCGCCATCCGACTGGCTGCGGGCGATTTTCGCGCCCGACGTCGACAATATTCGCGCGATGGTGGTCCACTACAGCTGGCTGCCGCGCCTCGCGTTGTCGCTGCTCTGCGGCGCGGCGCTGGCGCTCGCCGGCGTGGTGTTGCAGCAGGTGTTGCGCAATCCGCTCGCCGAACCGATGACCGTGGGTGTGTCGGCAGGCTCGTATCTCGCGTTGTTGCTGGCCACGTTGTGGGCACCCGCGTGGCTGCTGGCCTGGCGCGAAGGCGTCGCACTGGCCGGCGGCTCGCTCGCGATGCTGTTCGTCTTCGCACTGGCTTCGCGGCGCGCGTTCGCGCCGACCACGCTGGTGCTGGGCGGCATGATCGTCAACCTGTATTGCGGCGCGATCAGCCTCGCGCTGTCGATCATCTACGAACGCTCGCTCACGGCGATGTTCATCTGGGGCGGCGGCGCGCTCGCGCAACAGGACTGGCACACCACGCTGTGGCTGCTGCCGCGCGTGGTGGTTTGCGCGGCGCTGTGCGCCGCGCTCGTGCGGCCGCTGACGCTGGCCGGTCTCGACGACGCCGGTGCGCGCAGTCTCGGCCTGTCGCTCACGCGCACACGTTTTCTCGCGCTCGCGGCGGCGGTCGCGTTGACGGCGTTCGTCGTCGCGGCGGTCGGCGTGATCGGTTTCATCGGACTCGCCGCGCCGGCTATTGCGCGAGCCTGTGGCGCGCGTCGTCTGCGTGACCAGTTGACGTGGGCGCCGGTGATTGGCGCGCTACTGCTCTGGGCCACCGATCAGGCGATCCAGCAGGTCGGCGGACTGGCCGGCGAATTGCTGCCCACCGGCGCGGCCACCGCGCTGTTCGGCGGTCCGTTGCTGCTGTGGCTGGTGCCGCGCCTGAAAGCGCGCGCGGCGCCGCCGCACGCGGAGCGCATGCACCACTTCGCCACGCCGCAGGCGCCGCGCACGACGCGTCGTCTGCTGATCGGCGCGGCGCTCGCGTTGGTGGTGGCTGTCGTAATCGCAGCGGGCTTTGGCCGCGGCGTGTCGGGCTGGCATTGGGCGACGTCGACGGAATGGGCCGGCTTGTGGCACTGGCGTGCGCCGCGGATCGAAAGCGCGTTGGCCGTCGGCGCGCTGCTCGCGTTGGCCGGCACGTTGCTGCAACGCCTGAGCGGCAATCCGATGGCGAGCCCCGAAGTGCTCGGTATCAGCGGCGGCAGCCTGCTCGGGATGATCGCGCTGGTATTGCTGGTGCGCGCGCCCGGTGCGCCGCTGATGTTCGTCGCATGCGGCATCGGCGCGCTCGCAACCTTGCTGGCGATGCTCGCGCTCGCCAAACGCAGCGGCTTCGCCACGGAGCAACTGCTGCTCGCGGGTATCGCCGTCGGTTCGCTGTCGCAGGCCGTGTTCGGGCTGGTGATCGCGGGCAGCGGGCCGTATGCGCCGATGCTGCGCAATCTGCTGATGGGCTCCACGTATCTGATCGATGCCAACATGGCGTCCGCGGCGGTGGCGCTCGCCGTCGTGCTGTTCGCGCTGGCGCTGTTGTGTACGCGCTGGCTCGATATCTTTCCGCTGGGTGCGTCCGTGTCGGCGTCGCTCGGGGTGGCGGTGCGGCGCGCGCGGTTTCTGATTCTGCTGCTCGCGGCGTTGTTGAGCGCGGCGGCGGCGATGATCGTCGGGCCGTTGTCGTTCATCGGACTGATGGCGCCGCATATGGCGAGGCGCATGGGATTTCGCCGTGCCGCCACGGAACTGGTGGCGTCGACCTTGCTCGGCGCGCTGCTGATGGTCGTGTCCGACTGGCTCAGCCGCAACGTGCTGTTTCCGCAGCAGATGCCGGCCGGTCTGCTCGCGATGATCGCCGGCGGTCTTTACCTGATGTGGTCGCTGGGCCGCTGA
- a CDS encoding ABC transporter substrate-binding protein — MQRRRMLGLTVAGLACALTGASARAAAGAASAASAARVSASGSASGVNARPAAVPSRIVVMDFGLTEMLLTLGVTPLATSVPDWYRRTNVAPPLPAGVVDIGLLYQPNFELLEQLRPDLMLVTPAHQPLLGQLHRIAPTLTIALSAAGVEPWKQIGNETRRLARILGREPQGDAALASADAALEAVRARFASNAASSASIARQPVFMVEFVDDRHLLVYGKGSLFGDVMERVGLRNAWTHETNARGYAVTDFTRLADVADARLVYIEPLPEAARATLADGVLWRSLPFVRAQRVAGMPKVSQGGALFSGARFARQLADVLLPEAHDA, encoded by the coding sequence ATGCAACGACGTCGTATGCTCGGCCTCACGGTGGCCGGGCTGGCTTGCGCGCTGACGGGCGCGTCCGCACGGGCGGCTGCCGGCGCGGCGAGCGCTGCTTCGGCGGCGCGGGTTTCCGCTTCTGGCTCCGCTTCTGGCGTGAATGCGCGACCGGCGGCCGTGCCGTCGCGCATCGTGGTGATGGACTTCGGTCTCACCGAAATGCTGCTGACTCTCGGCGTGACGCCGCTCGCCACGTCGGTGCCCGACTGGTATCGGCGCACCAACGTCGCGCCGCCGCTGCCGGCGGGCGTGGTCGACATCGGACTGCTGTATCAGCCGAATTTCGAACTGCTCGAACAGTTGCGGCCCGATCTGATGCTGGTGACGCCCGCGCATCAGCCGCTACTTGGACAACTGCACCGGATCGCACCGACCCTCACGATCGCTTTATCCGCAGCGGGTGTCGAGCCGTGGAAACAGATCGGCAATGAAACGCGGCGTCTCGCGCGAATTCTCGGACGCGAGCCGCAAGGCGACGCGGCGCTCGCGTCGGCCGATGCCGCGCTCGAGGCCGTGCGCGCACGTTTCGCGTCGAATGCGGCGAGCAGCGCGTCGATCGCACGACAACCGGTGTTCATGGTCGAGTTCGTCGACGACCGTCATCTGCTCGTCTACGGCAAGGGCAGTCTGTTCGGCGACGTGATGGAGCGCGTGGGTCTGCGCAACGCCTGGACTCACGAGACCAACGCGCGCGGCTACGCCGTGACGGATTTCACGCGCCTCGCCGATGTGGCCGACGCGCGCCTCGTCTATATCGAACCGCTGCCGGAAGCGGCCCGCGCCACGCTCGCCGACGGCGTGCTGTGGCGCAGTCTGCCGTTCGTGCGCGCGCAGCGCGTGGCCGGCATGCCCAAGGTGTCGCAGGGCGGCGCGCTTTTCAGCGGCGCGCGTTTCGCGCGCCAATTGGCCGATGTGCTATTGCCGGAGGCGCACGATGCATGA
- a CDS encoding ATP-binding cassette domain-containing protein encodes MESAREGLQREGEALYEAEGLSVEAGGRTLLADVSLRLARGRVCGLIGHNGSGKTTLLRVLARQQTPTRGTLRFAGRALDAWESREFARKVAYLPQQPPAADGMTVRELVALGRYPWHGALGRFTAKDAQTVDEAMALTDVQHYAQRYVDQLSGGERQRVWLAMLVAQDSDCLLLDEPISALDIAHQLEVLGLVRRLSETRGLGVVVVLHDINMAARFCDEMVALHSGHLLVRGTPAEICRPEVLQSIYGVPMETVQNTRGGVPVCYPS; translated from the coding sequence ATGGAATCCGCTCGCGAAGGCCTGCAACGCGAGGGCGAAGCGCTTTACGAAGCCGAGGGTCTGAGCGTGGAAGCGGGCGGTCGTACGCTGCTGGCGGACGTGAGTCTGCGGCTCGCGCGTGGTCGTGTCTGCGGCCTGATCGGCCACAATGGTTCGGGCAAGACCACGCTGCTGCGCGTGCTCGCGCGTCAACAAACGCCGACGCGCGGCACGCTGCGCTTCGCGGGCCGCGCGCTCGACGCCTGGGAGTCGCGCGAATTCGCCCGCAAGGTCGCCTATCTGCCGCAACAGCCGCCTGCCGCCGACGGCATGACGGTGCGCGAACTCGTCGCACTCGGCCGTTATCCGTGGCACGGCGCGCTCGGTCGTTTCACCGCGAAAGACGCACAAACCGTCGATGAGGCCATGGCGCTCACCGACGTGCAGCACTACGCGCAGCGTTACGTCGACCAGCTCTCGGGCGGCGAGCGTCAGCGCGTGTGGCTCGCCATGCTGGTTGCGCAGGACAGCGACTGCCTGCTGCTCGACGAACCGATCTCGGCGCTCGACATCGCGCATCAACTCGAAGTGCTCGGCCTCGTGCGGCGTCTGAGCGAGACCCGCGGACTCGGCGTGGTGGTGGTGCTGCACGATATCAACATGGCGGCGCGTTTCTGCGACGAGATGGTCGCGCTGCATAGCGGTCATCTGCTGGTGCGCGGCACGCCCGCTGAAATCTGCCGTCCCGAGGTCTTGCAATCCATTTACGGCGTGCCGATGGAAACCGTGCAGAACACGCGCGGCGGTGTGCCCGTGTGTTATCCGAGTTGA
- a CDS encoding TonB-dependent siderophore receptor, whose translation MRLVLLSMPLALSSIAHAQSSGAADSATRQSAPVGQASGTNAASSNTLPAVSVNASRESSATGPIAGVVAKRSLTATKTDTPIVRTPQSISVVTRDQMDQQGATTIDQALRYTPGVYSQDSTDFRFDQLRGRGFDYSTYLNGLILQPSAYYANPRIDPYFLERIDVMRGPASVLYGAGSPAGIVNLVSKMPTEDSVHELMLQFGNHDRYEVGFDIGGKVDEAGTVLYRVTGLGRDSDTQVNGIKDQRLAIAPSVTIRPTKDTSLTLYAQYQRDPAGGLFDSLPVSGVATFNPNGKIGTGTYVGNPNDDYFRRTQYAVGYQFEQKISPIFTFRSNARYMHDDIDYHQTFFGNSVAGSNKVLTMNAFLDREHLSQFDMDNQIEAKFSTGAVKQTVLFGLDYQRLLNGANSGTGAVGTLNPFAPDYSTLRQITATTKRVDTATDQVGVYIQDQIEYGRWLLTLGARNDWSSTNIQSVTPTAASVQNQTPHAFTWRGGLSYLFDSGIAPYFVYAKSFQPTTGVNFANQALVPTTGQEYEVGVKYQPKNYNALFTAALFNLTQQNVSTTDSLHPGYAVQTGEVRSRGLELEGRLQLSDSLSAIASYTYLNQVVTKSNVASQLGKRPTFAPRNLASIWADYTLHTGPLRGLGFGGGVRYIGMSAGDTANSFDVSSVVLLDAAVHYDISNWKFALNGTNLANRKYVAYCSGGACYYGSTIGVLGTAKYQW comes from the coding sequence GTGAGACTCGTTTTGCTCAGCATGCCGCTGGCGCTTTCCTCGATTGCGCATGCGCAATCGTCGGGCGCCGCCGACAGCGCGACTCGTCAGAGCGCGCCGGTGGGGCAGGCCAGCGGCACGAACGCGGCGAGCAGCAATACGCTGCCGGCCGTGAGCGTGAACGCTTCGCGTGAGTCGTCGGCGACCGGCCCGATCGCGGGCGTGGTGGCCAAGCGTAGCCTCACGGCGACCAAGACCGACACGCCGATTGTGCGTACGCCGCAATCGATCTCGGTGGTGACGCGCGATCAGATGGATCAGCAGGGCGCGACGACCATCGACCAGGCGCTGCGCTACACGCCGGGCGTCTATTCGCAGGACTCGACCGACTTCCGTTTCGACCAGTTGCGCGGCCGCGGCTTCGACTACTCGACCTATCTCAACGGCCTGATCCTGCAGCCGAGCGCGTATTACGCGAATCCGCGGATCGACCCGTACTTCCTCGAGCGTATCGACGTGATGCGCGGCCCGGCTTCCGTGCTGTACGGCGCGGGCAGCCCGGCGGGTATCGTGAATCTGGTGTCGAAGATGCCGACCGAAGACTCCGTGCACGAGTTGATGCTGCAGTTCGGCAATCACGACCGCTATGAAGTGGGCTTCGATATAGGCGGCAAGGTCGACGAGGCCGGCACCGTGCTGTACCGCGTGACCGGTCTCGGCCGCGATTCGGATACTCAGGTGAACGGCATCAAGGACCAGCGTCTCGCGATCGCGCCAAGCGTCACGATCCGTCCGACCAAGGACACCTCGCTGACGCTGTACGCGCAATACCAGCGCGACCCGGCGGGCGGCCTGTTCGACTCGCTGCCGGTGAGCGGCGTGGCCACCTTCAACCCGAACGGCAAGATCGGCACGGGGACCTACGTCGGCAATCCGAACGACGATTATTTCCGCCGCACGCAGTACGCCGTGGGTTACCAGTTCGAACAGAAGATCAGCCCGATTTTCACGTTCCGTTCGAACGCGCGTTACATGCACGACGACATCGACTATCACCAGACCTTCTTCGGCAACTCGGTGGCGGGGTCGAACAAAGTGCTGACCATGAACGCGTTCCTGGACCGCGAGCATCTGAGTCAGTTCGATATGGATAACCAGATCGAGGCGAAGTTCTCGACCGGCGCCGTCAAGCAGACCGTATTGTTCGGGCTCGACTATCAGCGCCTGTTGAACGGTGCGAACTCGGGGACGGGGGCGGTCGGTACGCTCAATCCGTTTGCGCCGGACTACTCGACGCTCCGCCAGATCACGGCGACCACCAAGCGCGTCGACACGGCCACCGATCAGGTCGGCGTCTATATCCAGGATCAGATCGAATACGGCCGCTGGCTGCTGACGCTCGGTGCGCGCAACGACTGGAGTTCGACCAACATCCAGTCGGTCACGCCGACCGCGGCTTCGGTGCAGAACCAGACGCCGCACGCGTTCACGTGGCGCGGCGGCCTGTCGTACCTGTTCGACTCGGGTATCGCGCCGTACTTCGTCTACGCGAAATCGTTCCAGCCGACCACTGGCGTGAACTTCGCGAATCAGGCGCTGGTGCCGACCACCGGTCAGGAATACGAAGTCGGCGTGAAGTATCAGCCGAAGAACTACAACGCCTTGTTCACGGCCGCGCTGTTCAACCTGACGCAACAGAACGTGTCGACTACCGACTCGCTGCACCCGGGTTATGCGGTGCAAACGGGTGAAGTGCGCTCGCGCGGTCTCGAACTCGAAGGCCGCCTGCAACTGTCCGACAGTCTGTCGGCGATCGCTTCGTACACGTATCTGAATCAGGTGGTCACGAAGTCCAACGTGGCATCGCAGCTCGGCAAGCGGCCCACGTTCGCGCCGCGTAACCTGGCGTCGATCTGGGCCGATTACACGCTGCATACGGGTCCGCTGCGTGGGCTCGGCTTCGGCGGCGGCGTGCGCTATATCGGCATGTCGGCGGGCGACACGGCCAATTCGTTCGACGTGAGCAGCGTCGTGCTGCTGGATGCCGCCGTGCACTACGACATCAGCAACTGGAAGTTCGCGCTGAACGGCACCAACCTCGCGAACCGCAAGTACGTGGCCTATTGTTCGGGCGGCGCGTGCTACTACGGTTCGACGATCGGCGTGCTCGGCACCGCGAAGTATCAGTGGTAA
- a CDS encoding helix-turn-helix transcriptional regulator — protein sequence MDKSLVKPVAHASPVGSPVTVTNSAALANPTVKASTDSRPDLPIVFGQAIEYESGAREIAHTHPRAQLLYATNGVIRVRTPGTSWVVTPDRALLVPPRVEHELEMVGKVSFRTVYVDPCPMCGDEEGRLLAVNALLREAILALVTQPARNPPPGSLADVLAQLIVHLLSAAATEDLGSILDQAARLPLPQHPRLRKICQALIDEPANSDSLEYWGDRIGASSRTLARHFQRETGMPFAKWREQMRASEAMCRLSTSTPITEVAAYLGYADANTFAVMFKRVLHMTPLKYQSMMNPATAPLDALQG from the coding sequence ATGGACAAATCTCTCGTGAAGCCCGTTGCGCATGCCAGCCCGGTCGGCAGTCCCGTGACCGTGACGAATTCCGCCGCATTGGCGAATCCCACTGTTAAAGCGTCGACCGACAGCCGGCCGGATCTGCCGATCGTGTTCGGCCAGGCGATCGAATACGAATCCGGCGCGCGCGAAATCGCCCACACGCATCCGCGCGCGCAACTCCTGTACGCCACCAACGGCGTGATTCGCGTGCGCACGCCCGGCACCAGTTGGGTCGTCACGCCGGACCGCGCGTTGCTGGTGCCGCCGCGCGTCGAGCATGAACTGGAGATGGTCGGCAAAGTCTCGTTCCGCACGGTCTATGTCGACCCGTGCCCGATGTGCGGCGACGAGGAAGGCCGCCTGCTGGCGGTGAACGCCCTGCTGCGCGAGGCGATTCTGGCGCTGGTCACGCAACCCGCGCGCAACCCGCCGCCGGGCAGTCTCGCCGACGTGCTCGCCCAACTGATCGTCCATCTGCTCAGCGCGGCCGCCACCGAAGACCTCGGCTCGATCCTCGACCAGGCTGCCCGTCTGCCGTTGCCGCAGCATCCGCGCTTGCGCAAGATTTGCCAGGCGCTGATCGACGAGCCGGCCAACAGCGACTCGCTGGAATACTGGGGCGACCGCATCGGCGCAAGTTCGCGCACGTTGGCGCGGCACTTTCAACGCGAGACCGGCATGCCATTCGCCAAATGGCGCGAGCAGATGCGCGCGTCCGAAGCGATGTGCCGCCTGTCGACCAGCACGCCGATCACCGAGGTGGCCGCCTACCTCGGCTACGCGGACGCCAACACGTTCGCGGTGATGTTCAAGCGCGTCCTGCATATGACTCCGTTGAAATATCAATCGATGATGAACCCCGCGACCGCGCCGCTGGACGCGCTGCAGGGCTGA